In the Halobacteriovorax sp. GB3 genome, AACTTCTCTAAAAGTTCTTCAGTTACATCTAGTAACTTTTCAGAAATTTTTAGATCAGCTAAGCAAGCTGCTCCTTTTGTTATATGGAGTTCTCGATAAAGGCTGTTCATGATGTTTGCAACATCACTTCCAGATTCAGCTGTTGAATAAATCATCCCTACAACTTTGGACATTTTCTTATAAGTTTTATCAGTAAAGGTATCGAGATATTGTGAAACAAAGCCCTCAATTTCTGTCGAATTTGAAGAAGAATTATCCGACTCAGTAGTAGATGCGCCTGCACTACTTTCTAATTCATTTAAAATATCACTGCTAACGCCACCTATTTCTTTTAACGATTCCAAGGCAGCGGCACTTATTTCAATCTCACCTTCATCACTAGTTTCTTCATTAACAGAAGAAGCACTAGCTACAGAGACTTCTGCTTTTAAACTTGAATCATCAATTCCTAATTCACGTAGAGACTCTAAAGCAGCATCACTAATTTCAACCTCATCACTTTCGGCGGAGATAGAAGATTCAGGTTTAGAAGATTGTATATCACCAGCATTTAAAAATTCCTCATAATGCTTATTGATATCTTCAGCAGAGAGAATGCTTTTCTCGACAAGAATTTCAATAAAGTTAGGACGACTCTCTTGCATCTTCATAATCACAGATTCACATTCATTCTGGGCCAAGACATCAGCATCTAGACATGCATTTAAAAAAGAAATCTTCTTCTCATACATTATATGAATAGCTTTAGAAAGATTCATTTTTTCAAAGAAACTCTCACCTTGAATAATTTCGAAGACTGATTTCGTACTATTTTCTTGATCAGCAAGGACTTCCAATAATTGTCCTCTCGAAATTATATTTTTTGATAATAGATATTCACCAAAAAACATACTATATCCTCTCCGTTACTTTATTTAACAAGGATGAAAAACTATCAAGCGTAAGTGTTTTTACATCAATCCCAGTTCTTGAAACCGCCCCAGGCATTCCCCAAACGATAGAACTCTCTTTATCTTGAATAAATTGATATGCGCCTTTATCTGAAAGTGCTCGACAACCTCTTGCACCATCCTCACCCATTCCTGTTAGAATGATTGATAGGACTTGGTCATTATAGTTTTTAGCAACAGACTCAAAAAGGACATCTACCGCTGGTCTAACAAAACAGACTTTTTCATCTTGATTGAGCTTAACGATCATATTCTTATCAATTGTCATATGATAATCACCAGGGGCAACATAACACATACCATTTTCAACTTTCATCCCTTCTTTTGCTTCAACGACATCCACTGGAGAGATTTTATCTAACATACTTGCAAGCTTTTCTGTAAACATAGGCGGCATATGTTGAACAAGCAAAATTGGATAATTTGGTTTTTTATTTAATCCTCTAAAAATTTTAGAAAGTGCTTCAGGACCACCTGTTGAGCATCCAATACAAACAAGTTTTGGTTTTACAGTCATTGAGCCAACAATATCCTCCAATGAAGAACTTGTATCTTGCCTCTCAGCAGTACTAACTTGTTGTATGATTTTCTTAACTTCTGATCGCTTCGTTGTACGAGAAGCAAAGGCTTTGATCTTATGAACAAGTTCCTTTTTGATCATCTCAATACTTTCTTCAATACTATTTCCGCCTTCAACCTTAGGAACAAAGTCATCGGCACCAGCACTTAGAGCATCGATCGTTTTTTCCGCACCCCTTGTCGTAAAAGAAGAAAAGACAATAATATTCACATCTCTGTTAAAAGCACGAATATTCTTCAATGTCTCAATTCCATCCATTACAGGCATCTCTAAATCAAGCGTAATCAGATCGATATCTGGATTTTGCTTTAAAAAATCGATTGCAATTTTACCATTGCTAACTGCTTTAAATACCTCGACCTCAGGCACATCATTAAGTGCCTGAGAAATAGCCGAGCGGTATACAATTGAATCGTCAACGATCATTATTTTCAAAAGAATCTCCTAACTTAATCTACTTTTAGCTTCTCAACATATCCTTGAAGAAGATCGGCCATAGAACTAAGCTTCTTAGCTGCATCTTGTGCGCTAAGTGCGTCTTTACCAGTAACTGAAGCCGCTTCTGATACTTGAGAGATGTTTTCATTAATTTGTCGAACACCTTCTGCTGATTCTGTTACAATTCTTGTCACTTCGTTAGTCGTTGCTGCTTGCTCCTCTACAGAGGCTGCAATATTTCCTGCATATCCGTTTACTTTTTCAATAGCAGTTGAGATTTCACCGATTGCATTTACTGCATTCTTAGAGTCAGCCTGAATTGTTTCAATTTTCTTTGTAATATCAGATGTTGCTTTTGCTGTTTGCTTTGCAAGCTCTTTAACTTCATTGGCAACAACGGCAAATCCCTTACCTGCTTCTCCAGCTCTTGCCGCTTCAATTGTTGCGTTTAGAGCAAGAAGGTTCGTTTGTTGAGCGATTGAAGAAATAACTTTGATAACATTTCCAATATCCATACTAGACTCACCTAGCTGGTTGATAATTGAATTTGTTTCTTTTGCCATTTTCATCGCATCATTAGACATATTAGAAGCTTCATTTGTAGTCTTCGTAATTTCCTTAATTGCAGCAACCATTTCTTCCATACTTGAAGCAACAGTTTGAACACCGGCATTAACCTCTTCTGAAGCTGAGCTTGCAGTATTGGCCTGGGCAGAAGTTTCTTCAGCTCCTGCAGAAAGACTATTTGAAATTTTAAGAAGATTTTCAGATGCACCAGTAAGCTCGTCAGCACTTCCAGTAAGTTCTTCAACAAGCTTTAATTTGTCACTAATAACTTCCCAAGTAACCATAGGCCCTAGATAATTTCCATTATTATCAACAATTGGAGATACCAGAAGATTTAATTTCTCAGGTCCAACTCCAATGATCGCTCTATGTGGAAGGTTATTAGGATTGGCGATAATTTTTCTTTGAACCTCAGGATTTTTATGAAGTATATCAATACTCTGACCCATTAAATTTTCTACAGAATCAGGTAGAAACTGCTCTAAAGTTTTAAGTGTTCTTCTTGAACTTTCATTCATATACATAAGAACACCTTCTGGTGTAGCCATCATTGTATTAATTGGTGATTTATCTACCATCTGGCTCATTCGCGCCATTGTCTCTTCACCCTCTAGTTTTTTAGTAACAACATCCCATGTAACCATTGGCCCTAGATAATTTCCTTGATCATCTTTAATTGGTGATACAAGCAGATCTAATTTTTCCGGACCGACAGTAATAATAGCTTTATGTGGAAGGTTGTTTGGGTTTCCAATAATGCGTCTTTGAACTTCTGGATTTTGATGAAACCAATCAATACTCTTACCGATTAGGTTTTCAACCTTATCAGGAAGAAATTGTTCGAGAGTTCTTAACGTCTTCTTTGAATTTTCATTCATGTAAGTAAGAATACCTTCGGGAGTAGCCATCATCGTATTGATTGGCGACAAATCTATCATTGATCCAAAGTTAATCTTAGCTTCATTTCCACTGTCTACAGGGTTTAGGTTTACCTTGTTCATAGCTTCTCCAATTGGAATTAGTTTTCGTTCAATATCTTTTCAAAATCTAAAAGAATTAATAAATTTCTATCTTGTTTATAAACACCACTGATATATTTCTTTATCTTTGGATTTAAAGTCTCAGGAGTTGTTTCAAATGTACTCTTATCAATATCCATTACATCGAGGATCTCATCGACAATTAATGAATAAAGACTGTCCGCAGAACGAACAATAATATTCATATGTTCTTGTTCATTCTCTTTTTCAGGTAATCCAAAGAGTGTTCTAAGCGAAATTGATGTTACAATTTGACCTCTTAAATTGATTAGTCCTTTGACATAATCAGGTGCGAGAGGAACTGGTGTTAAATGTTGAGGCTTAATCACCTCTTGTACTTCGAGAACAGAAATTGCATAGTGACCGTTTCCAATTTTGAAACCACACAGTTGCTCTAGTTCTTGACCTACCACTTTCATTTCTTCTTCATTCATCACTATCTCAATGTTATAAAGTCATTACGTTATTAATCGCTTCTTGAAATGCTTGTTGATTTAATTTTTCAATCATCATCTTAAATCCAGAACGTATTCCTTCATCAAGATCCCTACTTTTAATTGTTCCTGACATAGCAATCACTGGAATATCACCGAAGTCGGCAACATGCTCTTTTACAAATTTAACGAACTCCCACCCATTACAAACAGGCATTTCAAGGTCTGTCACAATGATATCAAATTGATGTCTTCGACTTTTTAGAATCTCAATTGCCTCCTGCCCATGATTCGCCTCAACAATTTCAAAACCTAAATCACTTAAATGTTCTTTTTGAATTTTCTTATAAAGAACAGAGTCTTCTACAAGAAGAATCTTTCCTCTATTTGCTTGAGCTGTCTTCTTTTTAAGATTCTGACCAATCGGTTGCATATCAATTATATTATGGCAATCAATGAGAGAAACTGTCGTATCATTCACATAGATTGTTCCAAGGATTCCGTCTCGATCTACAGTATCAGAGTCAATAATATCCTCATTTAAAGCAATATCTCTGATCTCACTAACAATAAACCCAAAAAGAGAATTTCGAATTGATACAACTACACATGGAAGCATCTTTTGATCTTGATCCATGAGATTTGACGTACCGTTAAGCTTCATTGTCTTTTCTAAATTGATAAGCGGCATTGGTTTATTACGATAACGAATGAGAGGTTGATCACCACTCCATTCGATGTCAGTCTTTTCAAATTCTTCTAATCTATTAACAAGACAAAGTGGAATAGAATAATGACGTCCATCTCCTAAACGACAAAGAAGTACCTCATCAGTTTCATTTTTTAGCGTATTAACAGATTCCTGAACAACCATCTGGCTCGCTTTTTGACTATGCCCTTTATCTACATAATTTAAGAATCCAAGAGCATCAACAATCAGGGCTACTTTTCCATCACCCATAATTGTTGTTCCCCCATAGATTGAAAGATCTTTCAATTTACGACTTAATGCTTTAACAACAATCTCTTCTGTATCGAGAACAGTATCCACAATAAGTCCATAAACTTTACCTTCGGCATTGAGAATAACAATATTCAGAAAATCTTCT is a window encoding:
- the cheB gene encoding chemotaxis-specific protein-glutamate methyltransferase CheB, with the protein product MIVDDSIVYRSAISQALNDVPEVEVFKAVSNGKIAIDFLKQNPDIDLITLDLEMPVMDGIETLKNIRAFNRDVNIIVFSSFTTRGAEKTIDALSAGADDFVPKVEGGNSIEESIEMIKKELVHKIKAFASRTTKRSEVKKIIQQVSTAERQDTSSSLEDIVGSMTVKPKLVCIGCSTGGPEALSKIFRGLNKKPNYPILLVQHMPPMFTEKLASMLDKISPVDVVEAKEGMKVENGMCYVAPGDYHMTIDKNMIVKLNQDEKVCFVRPAVDVLFESVAKNYNDQVLSIILTGMGEDGARGCRALSDKGAYQFIQDKESSIVWGMPGAVSRTGIDVKTLTLDSFSSLLNKVTERI
- a CDS encoding methyl-accepting chemotaxis protein — encoded protein: MNKVNLNPVDSGNEAKINFGSMIDLSPINTMMATPEGILTYMNENSKKTLRTLEQFLPDKVENLIGKSIDWFHQNPEVQRRIIGNPNNLPHKAIITVGPEKLDLLVSPIKDDQGNYLGPMVTWDVVTKKLEGEETMARMSQMVDKSPINTMMATPEGVLMYMNESSRRTLKTLEQFLPDSVENLMGQSIDILHKNPEVQRKIIANPNNLPHRAIIGVGPEKLNLLVSPIVDNNGNYLGPMVTWEVISDKLKLVEELTGSADELTGASENLLKISNSLSAGAEETSAQANTASSASEEVNAGVQTVASSMEEMVAAIKEITKTTNEASNMSNDAMKMAKETNSIINQLGESSMDIGNVIKVISSIAQQTNLLALNATIEAARAGEAGKGFAVVANEVKELAKQTAKATSDITKKIETIQADSKNAVNAIGEISTAIEKVNGYAGNIAASVEEQAATTNEVTRIVTESAEGVRQINENISQVSEAASVTGKDALSAQDAAKKLSSMADLLQGYVEKLKVD
- a CDS encoding chemotaxis protein CheW gives rise to the protein MNEEEMKVVGQELEQLCGFKIGNGHYAISVLEVQEVIKPQHLTPVPLAPDYVKGLINLRGQIVTSISLRTLFGLPEKENEQEHMNIIVRSADSLYSLIVDEILDVMDIDKSTFETTPETLNPKIKKYISGVYKQDRNLLILLDFEKILNEN